One window of Flavobacterium ammonificans genomic DNA carries:
- a CDS encoding ABC transporter permease: MNVLGLSIGIAGLIFAILYWNDEQSYDQWNPEKEKVFTVLSDIGKDVIWSTNPGALEPYLKSDSRIENVVYHDWYQAEVFKYKGKTHVINKTFNTQNDFFELFPFETLQGNIETALSKENSVAMNEKTAQKFFGKENPIGKQIIHNKRIVTVTAIYSIPGNSSIAPNIIINNMKSSIDENKRQWGSFSFPIMIKLKNPNDKAAIEKKLNDLYYQNKTVKESKSEGISIKEYINTYGSITSILDPLSTIRLHSITNGMPEGKGNYQFLMIMVGLSILILILSIVNYINLATANAIKRAKEVGVRKIIGATRSNIILQFIFETVLTTLFSILLALVIVELSLPYYNNFLGKNLIIFGNQFYVQLIIIFIMTVVVAGIFPAVYVANFETLKVIKGNFGRSKSGVWIRNGMLIVQFAIASFFIIGSYIVYQQVNYLANKDLGFVPTRIISVYWDKQNVDFSNENYSKIIFNNYTRLTSELNKIKGVQGVSTGTFRFGGGNDSSSSFSYNSQSIQAQNLGIDFNMLDMMQIKIKEGRNISANFASDTISAVLINETALRMMNEKNPIGKVIDWNSEKLKIIGIVKDFNLFSPQSKVPPMVFFHLKTIDWLIGNINDIYIKIDTENSDQTLADIEKVWKKNVESEFPFEYEFLDKSFARTYESYVKQKNLFSLLNVVVILIAIFGLFSLASFSIQRRMKEIAIRKTLGAETNVLLKELSKQYIIFCVVGFLIAVFPVYYLLSKWLENFAYRIEITVLPFIIGFLILLLFTLIVVLFRAYQATKVDVLKYLKYE; encoded by the coding sequence TTGAACGTTTTAGGTTTGAGCATCGGGATTGCGGGATTGATTTTTGCCATCTTATATTGGAATGACGAACAAAGTTATGATCAATGGAATCCTGAGAAAGAGAAAGTATTTACTGTTCTTTCTGATATTGGGAAGGATGTAATTTGGTCAACTAATCCTGGTGCGCTTGAGCCATATTTAAAATCGGATTCGAGGATAGAAAATGTGGTATATCACGACTGGTATCAAGCTGAAGTGTTTAAGTACAAAGGCAAAACGCATGTAATTAATAAAACATTTAATACACAAAATGATTTTTTTGAATTATTCCCGTTTGAGACCCTACAAGGAAATATAGAAACTGCTTTGTCTAAAGAAAATAGCGTAGCTATGAATGAAAAGACAGCGCAGAAATTTTTTGGAAAAGAAAATCCTATAGGGAAACAAATTATTCATAATAAAAGAATAGTAACAGTTACAGCCATTTATTCAATACCTGGAAATTCATCAATTGCTCCCAATATTATTATTAATAACATGAAAAGTAGCATTGATGAAAACAAACGACAATGGGGAAGTTTCAGCTTTCCAATAATGATAAAACTTAAAAACCCCAATGATAAAGCTGCAATTGAAAAAAAACTAAATGATCTATATTATCAAAATAAAACCGTTAAAGAGTCTAAATCTGAAGGGATATCAATTAAAGAGTATATCAACACCTATGGTTCAATAACTTCAATTTTAGATCCATTAAGCACCATTAGATTACATTCAATAACTAATGGGATGCCCGAAGGTAAAGGAAACTACCAATTCTTAATGATAATGGTGGGGTTATCGATTTTGATATTAATTCTTTCAATAGTTAATTATATCAATTTGGCTACTGCCAATGCCATAAAAAGAGCCAAAGAAGTTGGTGTTAGGAAAATTATTGGTGCTACAAGATCAAATATTATACTTCAATTTATATTTGAAACTGTTTTAACTACACTCTTTTCAATACTATTAGCCTTGGTAATTGTGGAACTTTCATTACCATATTACAATAATTTTCTAGGTAAAAATTTAATAATTTTCGGTAATCAATTTTATGTTCAATTGATTATTATTTTTATAATGACAGTGGTTGTAGCGGGTATATTTCCCGCAGTATATGTTGCTAATTTTGAAACCCTAAAAGTGATCAAAGGTAATTTTGGGAGAAGTAAAAGTGGCGTTTGGATTCGTAATGGGATGTTAATTGTTCAATTTGCGATTGCCTCGTTTTTTATAATTGGATCATATATTGTGTATCAACAAGTAAATTATTTAGCCAACAAAGATTTAGGATTTGTACCAACTCGTATCATTTCTGTGTATTGGGATAAACAGAATGTCGATTTCAGTAATGAAAATTATTCAAAAATCATTTTTAATAATTACACAAGATTAACTTCGGAACTAAATAAAATTAAAGGAGTTCAAGGAGTCTCAACCGGAACATTCAGATTTGGCGGCGGAAATGATAGTAGTAGTAGTTTTTCTTATAATAGCCAATCCATTCAAGCTCAAAATCTTGGTATAGATTTCAATATGCTCGATATGATGCAAATTAAAATTAAAGAAGGAAGAAACATCTCTGCGAATTTTGCTTCAGATACCATTAGTGCAGTACTAATTAATGAAACGGCTTTAAGAATGATGAATGAAAAAAATCCTATTGGTAAGGTAATCGATTGGAATTCTGAAAAATTAAAAATAATTGGGATTGTAAAAGACTTTAATCTATTTAGTCCACAATCCAAAGTACCTCCGATGGTTTTCTTTCACTTAAAAACGATTGACTGGTTAATTGGGAATATTAATGATATATATATAAAAATTGACACAGAAAATTCAGATCAAACCCTAGCAGATATTGAAAAAGTATGGAAAAAAAATGTGGAATCTGAATTCCCTTTTGAATATGAATTCTTGGATAAGTCTTTTGCTAGAACTTATGAATCGTATGTGAAACAAAAAAACCTGTTTTCGTTATTAAATGTAGTTGTAATTCTTATTGCAATTTTTGGCTTGTTTTCTTTAGCTTCTTTTTCAATTCAAAGGCGCATGAAAGAAATAGCAATTCGAAAAACACTAGGTGCGGAAACTAATGTTTTACTAAAAGAATTGTCGAAACAATATATTATATTTTGTGTAGTAGGCTTCCTAATAGCAGTGTTTCCAGTTTATTATTTATTGAGTAAGTGGCTTGAGAATTTTGCCTACCGAATTGAGATTACCGTACTCCCGTTTATTATAGGATTTTTGATTTTATTATTGTTTACATTAATTGTGGTATTATTTCGAGCTTATCAAGCTACCAAAGTAGATGTTCTCAAATATTTGAAATATGAATAA